TGCGGAGTCACCCTCGACAAGAAACAGCTCGCAATCCTCTGCATGACGTGAGGAACAATCAGCAAGCTTGCCTGGAAGACCGCCTCCGGAGAGGGGTGATTTGCGAAGCACCTTATTGCGTGCATTGTAGGCTGCATGACGTGCCTGTGCAGCAAGAGCTATTTTCTCTACAATAGTTTTTGCCTGTTTCGGGTGCTCCTCAAGGTAATACCGCAGAGCTTCGCTGACAGCAGAAGAAACAGCACCGGCAACTTCACTATTGCCAAGTTTGGTTTTTGTCTGACCCTCAAACTGTGGCTCAAGCACTTTGACTGAAATAACAGCGGTAAGTCCTTCACGGAAATCGTCACCGGCGACATCAACCTTCACCTTGTCAAGAAGTTTATGCTCTTCCGCATATTTTTTCAGTGTAGTGGTGAGTCCGCGGCGGAAGCCTGTGAGATGTGTGCCCCCCTCTATGGTATTGATGTTGTTTACAAACGAATGTACATTCTCGTTGTATGTACTGTTGTAAGTCAGAGCAACTTCCACAGGTATCCCTTGACGCTCGGTGTTAAGATGTACCACGTCATTTATAAGAGATTCTTTGTTGGAGTCGATGTATTCAACAAATTCACGAAGACCGTCCTTGGAATAGAAAGTCTCGCTACGAGGATTCCCCTCCGAATCAAGATTACGCTTGTCTGTAAGAGTCAATGTGATACCGGCATTAAGGAATGCGAGATCTCGCAGACGTATAGCAAGAGTGTTATAGTCATATTCAGTAACGGTGAATATGGAGTCATCCGGCCTGAATGTAATGGTGGTACCTGTAGTATCACTATCCCCTACCACCTGGAGTTCGGTAGTAGGTTTGCCGCATGAATATTCCTGCATATATATCTTGCCGGAACGGCGTACCTCAGCACGAAGATAGGTCGAAAGAGCATTCACACAGCTCACACCCACACCATGCAGGCCACCTGACACCTTATAGCTCCCTTTATCAAACTTTCCACCGGCATGAAGCACAGTCAATACCACCTCAAGTGCACTCTTGTGCTCTTTTTCGTGCATATCTACTGGGATTCCACGGCCGTTATCGACAACGGTGATGGAATTGTCGGTGTTTATAGTCACTTCGATATGAGAAGCATACCCTGCCAGTGCCTCATCGATGGAGTTATCCACAACCTCATACACAAGATGGTGAAGGCCCTTCGCGCTGATATCGCCGATATACATCGCGGGGCGTTTCCTGACGGCCTCAAGTCCTTCGAGAACCTGAATATTGCTGGCACTGTATTGTTCTTCTCTCAACTTTTCTTCTTCTGACATATCTGATGTTATTATTTTCTTTTTCTGTCTACAAAATTACTAAAAATTTCCCAAATCGGCAAAAGCGTGCAGCCCACTTAATCATTGACCATAATCTGCGAAAGCCGATGTTCAAGGTCAGTCGAGCTAAGGCGGGTGTGAAGCACTCCTTTATGTGCAACAGAGATGTTCCCGGTCTCCTCCGACACTACTATTGCAAAAGCATCGGTAGCTTGCGAGATGCCAAGTGCCGACCTATGCCGCAATCCGAGAGCTCTCGGGACATTGCGGTCATGGCTTACCGGGAGAATACACCCTGCGCTGCATATCCTGCCTCGATCGACGATCATGGCTCCATCGTGAAGCGGTGAGTTCTTGAAAAAAATATTCTCTATCAACCTGGAATTAATGTCTGCATCAATTATATCTCCGCTCTTTTCATAGGACTCCAGCGACATCTCCTGCCTTATCACAATCAATGCTCCTGTCTTAGTCTTTGCCATATTCATGCATGCATACACAATTGGGAGCACATATTTGCGTGCATCCTGACCGTTGTTGTTTTTTTCATGCCTGAACAGATTTTTAAGGAACCTCCACCTCTTATGGTCACCAAGCTCCACAAGGAACCGCTTGATCTGGTCCTGAAACAATATAACTATGACAAGCAGCCCTATACCCATGAACTGGTCCAGAATAGTGCCTATGAGTTTTAGATTCAGTATCTGGGAAGTCAGGACCCAGACCACAATGAATGCAAGAACTCCGAAAAATATGTTTATAGTGCCGCTCTCCTTCATTATCCTGTAAAGATAAAAAAGCAGGAGGGCTACTATCGCGATATCAAATGCATCTCTTATACCAAACTGGTCCACGTGTGTTTGTATTAAGATTATAATGTGGATAATTCATACATTCTAACAGCCGCAACCGCCTCGCTGACATCATGAACCCTGAGGATTGAAGCACCTCTTGTGAGAGCTATCGTGTCAAGCGCGATTGTTCCAGGCAACGCTTCCATCGGAGTGATGCCGAGGCTCTTCGTTATCATTGACTTCCTCGACACTCCGACAAGAACAGGAGCTCCAAGTGATGACTTAAACAGTTGAAGATTGCGCATCATCTCGAAATTCTGTTCTGTAGTCTTGCTGAATCCGAAACCCGGATCAATGATAATATCCGACACTCCCATAAGGCGTAACCGACGCAACTTTTCAGAAAGGTCCGATATCACATCAGCTGTTACATCATGATATTCTGTAAGAGCCTGCATTGTTGACGGATTGCCACGCATGTGCATGAGTATGTATGGGGCGTTAAGATCCGCTACTGTTGCCCACATCTCCTGATCAAGATCTCCTCCTGAGATGTCATTTACGATGTCTGCACCAAGATTCACCACAGCCTCTCTTGCCACGCCGGCACGGAAAGTGTCGACCGACACTGGAATATCCTGTGAGATATCCCTTATCACTTTCATGCCCAAGGCTATTCGCCGACACTCCTCTTCCTCACTGACATCTGAGGCTCCCGGCCGCGAAGAATAAGCACCTAAATCGAGCATATCCGCCCCTGCTGTTATCATCTCCTCCACTCTTTTTGCAATTTCCGGAATGGTGGAGGATCTTGAACCTGCGAAAAACGAGTCAGGAGTGACATTGACAATGCCCATTACCGCCGGTTTGTCGTATTCAAATAAACGACCTCGGATATTTAATGAGAAAGGAGTGAACATCGGTGTCTGAATTGTGAGTCCTTGTGTTTGTTACAACATGCGAAGTTAGTAAAAAATATCCATATTCCAAAAACTATTTTTCAGATGCCAGGCAATAAATTCATGGCACTCTAAAAGGATACGAAGGAGCCCCTCCTCACGGAGTGACTCCTTCGTCGTCTTAGCAATAAGACTCTACAAACCTAACATAAAAACACATTTACTATTATGCAATTCGATTACGGTATTCCATACATGAAATAATACAAAAAGTTTTCATCCATTAACCTTTTTCCTTATGTGTTCTGCGAATGGATCTAAAGCGTCGCTTACTTATCCGTAATGCAAAATTAGCACCAATCCTATCCCATATCAAGCCGACAAGACTAAAATTGAGATATTTTACAAGACATTTTAAATGTATATAATTAATGCTCAGTTATTTATATTTTTAGTGGATTCGTAAAAATATAGGTAATATTTAGACTTCAGACAATTGAAATAGGACTAAACAGAACACTTGACGGACGAAAAAGACCAATATTGTCAGATTTGATCATATTGATTTTATCCTCATCACCTCCTCCTCAAACGAGTCTCTGTCAATCGCCCTACTCTTGAATTTGTTACGATAAGTGTATATCGTATAGACCGAATAATTCAACATCTGAGCAATACGCGAAGTATCCTCTATGCCGAGTCTCATCAGCGCGAGAATCCTGAGATCAGTATTCAGCTTTTCACCATCCCGCATAGTAAGTTTCTTTTCCGGCAGAAGAAGACTGTTCACGTCCTCCACAAAAGTCGGATATATATGCAGGAAAGCATCATCAAATATCCGATAGAACTCCTTGGACTGCTCCTCAACAAACTTTCCTGACTTGGTTAGTTTCAACAAGTCCTCCCCTTTCCCGGCTGAAATCTTACGATTGACCAGCTTGCTGAATTGGTTTAGATTGTCCATATAAGTCGAACAAAGATTCAGGAATTGCGATAGATACACATCTTTTGTCCTGTTTGCCTCTGCAAGCTTTGATGACATGCGATGCTGTATCTCATTTTTCTTTTTAACAGTCTTGAAAGTCAGATAGAGAGCTATCAGCAATACAGCGAGGATAGCTATCACAACGAATATCCTGGTACGAAATGATTGAATCTGTGATCTATGAGCATTTTCTATAATAGGCATCTCCTGAGAAGTCTGTATAATCCTGAGTGCGACCTTGCAGTTCACGGCGTTCTGAAGAGCATGCGACAGATAATCATGTGCTCTTTTGATGTCATCACGACTATACAACAACCTCCCGAGTTCCTGAAGAGATGACACCTCAAGGGTAGCGCATCTTATATCAGATATAGCCGACAATGCCAGGTAATATATACGCCCGTGGTAATCACCATTGACATTAGAGATGTCCGACAACAGGTGACACGCACGTGCATACAATGGGTTCTTGTCATCAATATCCGCCACAAGGCTCGTAAGCTCCCTCTCCGCCATATCAAACTTTCTCGAATAGAACAGGTGTTCGACATAGTTCAGCCTGTACTGCGGAGTTTCGTGATTAAGCTCCTTGATAAGAGCTTTTTGGCTTTCTATTTCCCTGTCTCGATATTCTCTGTAGACTTCGGAATAATCGGAATAGAAATTTGAGATGTAATTGTACATCTGCCTTCTGGCATCGTAATACTCAGCTTTCATACCTTTAGGGACAGACGCTTCTGATATGGAATCCATTATGCTCTGTGCGTTTGTTATGAACAGAAGCAGCGGCATAAAAGTGGCTCGTTTGATAGCAAATCTTGTACGTATCGAGTCATTGCCATGCTCTTTTGACATCTCATAACCTCGGTTATAAAATATCAATGCCGAATCAACCTTATATGCATTATACTCCTCCCCTATCTGAAACATCAACCTGATCTGCTCCGACTCAGTCAACTTCCTATTAGAAAGCAGTGATTTAAGTGAGTCTATTGTATGTGTGCGCGATTCTATATATATGTCACACCTCTCCAACTCGCTATCAAGCCTTTTAAGCATACGCGCCACATCCCGCTCATCAATCGTCGGTTTTGCCGACGTGATGAGCGGGAATATGGCGCATATTGTTATAATTATTCGCAGGAACATCATTTTACAGAGAGAAGATGCATCCAAGAGGCTAATGTATATCTATTTCAAGCTTTCCGTAAGCTCGTTCAGCCTTCTCGCGAGCCTCTTCCACTGTATCGGCCGTGGCAAGAATCACACCCATGCGGCGATGCCCTTTGACTTCCGGTTTTCCGAATATCCTCATCTGCACACCAGGTTCTTCAAGCACTTTTTCAAGATTGCCGATCTCAATGCAGCTCGATTCGCCCTCTACCACTACGGCACGAGAGGCGGAAGGACCGAAGAAACGTATCTCAGGCACAGGAAGCCCGAGAAGTGCGCGGGCATGAAGCGCAAATTCACTCATGTCCTGTGATATCATTGTCACCATTCCTGTGTCGTGCGGGCGCGGTGAAACCTCACTGAATATCACATCGTCACCTTTCACAAAAAGCTCGACGCCAAATATGCCATATCCTCCGAGCGCGCTTGTGATCTTGCCGGCTATCTCCTGAGCCTTGTTCTTGGCCTCGGCTGCCATGGCCTGAGGCTGCCATGAATAACGATAATCACCGTCAACCTGAATATGCCCTACCGGCTCACAGAAAGTAGTGCCAGCTATTGAACGCACTGTCAGCAATGTGATCTCATAATCGAAATCGACAAAACCCTCTACTATGACACGGCCAGCCCCGGCACGGCCACCTTCCTGGGCTATGCGCCACGACCGTTCAATGTCATCCTGAGTCTTTATCACGCTCTGCCCATGCCCGCTTGACGACATTATCGGCTTAACGACACATGGGATGCCTACAGCAGCAACAGCATCGACAAACTCACTGTAATCCGAAGCGAAACGATATGGGGAAGTCATGAGACCAAGCTCCTCTGCCGCCAGCCGGCGTATGCCTTCACGATTCATTGTGAGATAAGCGGCATGGGCTGTTGGGGTAACATTATAACCCTCCTTTTCAAGCTCCACAAGGACTTGTGTCGCGATAGCCTCCACTTCCGGGATTATATGGTCAGGTTTCTCTCTCTCAATATTCTCGCGCAAGGCTTTTGGATCAAGCATATTAAACACTAAAGCCTTGTCAGCGACATGCATCGCAGGAGCATTGGCATACTTGTCACATGCCACAACTTCCACTCCCAGCCTCTGAAGTTCGAGTGCCACCTCTTTGCCAAGCTCTCCGCTACCCAATAGCATAGCTTTTCTGCCACACGATGTCCACTTACTTCCAATCTTAGACATATACCTATTTTTAGATTTTAATGAATATAATTACTATTTCCGCATACAAAATTACAAAAATTCCACGAGAGTTCTCAATAATTTTTGCCGGAGTGAGTATTTATTACTAACTTTGCAGCCAAAGAATCACTTTGATGCATTATTACACTTTAAAAACTGATCATACAATAATATAAAAATGCGTTATCCACTCGCAGGGTAACGCATTTTTTCTTATTTGCCATATTCGTCAATTATTCTCACAACTTATACCATTATGGAAAAGAAACTGAAGAAAGTACTCGTACTGGGATCAGGTGCACTTAAGATCGGACAAGCAGGTGAATTTGACTATTCCGGATCTCAGGCACTCAAAGCCCTACGCGAAGAAGGTATCAGCTCAGTGCTGATGAATCCCAACATCGCAACGATCCAGACATCTGAAGGCATTGCCGACAAGGTCTATTTCCTCCCTCTGACACCATATTTTGTTGAAGAGGTCATAAAGAAAGAGCAGCCTGACGGACTTCTGCTCGCGTTCGGCGGTCAGACCGCCCTCAACTGCGGCACCGAATTGTATCTCAGCGGCGTCCTTGACAAATATGGTGTAAAAGTACTTGGCACTTCAGTCGAGGCTATCATGTATACCGAGGACCGTGACCTCTTCGTGAAGAAACTCGACGAGATCCCGATGAAGACTCCGAAGAGCCACGCTGTTGAATGCATGGATGATGCCCTCAAGGCTGCTCGCGAGATAGGCTATCCGGTAATGGTCCGTTCGGCTTATGCTCTTGGTGGTCTTGGAAGCGGAATCTGCACCAATGAGGAGGAGTTTGTCAAGCTTGCTGAAAGCGCATTCACATTCTCCAGCCAGATTCTTGTAGAGGAATCACTCAAAGGATGGAAAGAAATAGAGTTTGAGGTTATCCGCGATGCCAACGACCACTGCTTCACTGTCGCAAGCATGGAGAATTTCGATCCCTTAGGCATACACACAGGAGAATCAATCGTTGTGGCTCCCACCTGCTCTCTCTCTCAGGACCAGGTGGAAATGCTTCAGGAACTTTCCCGCAAGTGCATCCGCCATCTCGGTATCGTAGGAGAATGCAATATACAGTATGCCTTCAATGCCGAGACCAACGACTATCGTGTCATCGAGGTGAACGCCCGCCTGTCGCGCTCTTCAGCCCTTGCATCCAAAGCCACCGGCTACCCGCTGGCATTCGTTGCCGCAAAGATCGCTCTTGGATACACCCTTGACCAGATCGGAGAGATGGGCACCCCTAACTCTGCTTATGTGGCACCATCTCTTGATTATCTGATATGCAAGATTCCAAGATGGGACCTCACCAAGTTTGTAGGTGTGAGCCGCGAGATAGGCTCAAGCATGAAATCGGTAGGCGAAATCATGTCGATAGGTCGCTCATTCGAAGAGATAATCCAGAAGGGTCTGCGCATGATCGGTCAGGGAATGCATGGATTTGTCGGCAACGACGGACTGCATTTCGATGACCTCACACGCGAACTCTCCCACCCCACCGACCTGCGCATCTTTGCTATAGCCCAGGCTCTCGAAGAGGGTTATACCATAGAAAGGATTCATGAGCTTACCAAGATCGACCCATGGTTCCTTGGTAAGCTAAAGAACATTGTGGACTACAAAGAAAAACTTTCCACATATAATAATATAGAAGATATCCCCGCCGATGTGCTTCGTGAAGCCAAGGTACTCGGATTCTCCGACTTCCAGATTGCACGTTTCGTGATCAATCCCGAAGGAAATATGGAGAAAGAAAATCTTCAGGTGCGCGCACGCCGCAAACAGCTCGGCATCCTTCCTGCCGTAAAGCGTATCAACACTGTGGCAAGCGAACATCCCGAACTGACCAATTATCTCTACATGACCTATGCCGTTGAGGGATATGATGTCAATTACTACAAGAATGAGAAATCAGTCGTGGTGCTCGGGTCTGGAGCCTACCGCATCGGCTCGTCAGTAGAGTTCGACTGGTGTTCGGTAAATGCCATTCAGACAGCCCGCAAGCTCGGATATAAGTCGATCATGATCAACTACAACCCCGAGACCGTGTCGACTGACTACGACATGTGCGACCGTCTGTACTTCGATGAACTTTCTTTTGAGAGAGTTCTCGATGTGATCGATCTTGAACAGCCCCGCGGAGTGATTGTGTCTGTAGGAGGACAGATACCTAACAATTTGGCGATGAAGCTTTATCGTCAGTCAGTGCCCATCCTCGGCACATCCCCGATATCAATCGACCGCGCCGAGAACCGCAACAAATTCTCAGCCATGCTCGATCAGCTCGGCATAGACCAACCTGCATGGCAGGAGCTTACAAGCATCGATGATGTAAAGGATTTTGTCGACAAAGTGGGCTACCCTGTGCTTGTACGTCCATCCTATGTATTGTCTGGTGCCGCTATGAATGTATGCTACGACGAAGACGAGCTCGTCAACTTCCTTAAAATGGCAGCTGACGTCTCCAAGGAGTATCCTGTTGTGGTATCCCAGTTCCTGCAAAACACCAAGGAGATCGAATTTGATGCTGTGGCACAGAACGGAGAGATCGTAGAGTATGCCATCTCAGAACACGTGGAGTTTGCAGGTGTTCATTCAGGAGACGCCACTCTTGTGTTCCCGGCTCAGAAAATTTACTTCGCTACAGCACGGCGCATCAAAAAGATCAGCCGCCAGATAGCCAAAGAGCTCAATATATCCGGACCGTTCAATATCCAGTTCCTCGCCCGCAACAACGAGGTCAAGGTTATCGAATGTAATCTTCGCGCATCACGCTCATTCCCGTTTGTGTCAAAGGTGCTGAAACGCAATTTCATCGAGACCGCGACACGTATTATGCTTGATGCCCCCTACACTCGTCCCGACAAGTCGGCTTTCGACATTGACCGTATCGGCGTCAAAGCATCTCAGTTCTCTTTCTCCCGACTCCACAAGGCCGACCCTGTGCTTGGCGTAGACATGTCATCCACCGGAGAAGTGGGATGCATCGGTGATGACTTCGACGAAGCTCTTCTCAATGCCATGCTCGCCACTGGCTTTAATATACCCGAGCGTGGTATAATGCTCTCGTCTGGTGCAGCAAAGAGCAAGGTGGATCTTCTCGACCCGAGCCGTCTTCTTGCAGCTAAGGGATACAAGATCTATGCAACAGCAGGCACAGCAGCATTCCTTAACGAACATGGTATACCTGCCATTCCGGTATATTGGCCCGACGAATGTGCCGATGCCGAGGAGAATGTGATGAAAATGATTGCTGATCACAAGTTCGACCTCATTGTAAACATCCCCAAGAACCACACCAAGCGAGAACTGACCAACGGCTATCGTATACGTCGTGGAGCCATTGACCATAATATTCCACTTATCACTAATGCCCGGCTTGCAGGAGCGTTCATCGAGGCTTTCTGCCACATGAATGTCAATGATATTAGCATCAAGTCATGGCAGGAGTATAAGTAAAGCTACTCTTTAAGGAATATATATCTTATAAAGTACTCAAATAAAGTGGACTAACCATCAGTCCGCTTTATTTTATCCGCAAAAACAAACCGATTGATTTGTTTTTGCGGATATTTTAGTAATTTTGTAATGCCTTTCTTCAAATAAAAAAGAACCTTGAATGTCGATTTCATAACTCACTTTTTTAGTTGCAAAATTAATTTTTTACCTCTCGTTTTCGAGTTATGCAGACTATGGACTAATCAAGTCATTATCAGGTCATTTGAGGACAAATCGTTACCGTTTTTGTCCGGCAGGGAATAGGTAACGATTTAGTAACGAAACTTTGGCTTTTACCGTACGAACACAGTTTTCATAAAAACAATCCTCTGGAGTTCGAGCGATTTGAAAAGCTACATCAAAAGCAAGAGTGGTTTCTTGATGCAGGGGATGAAGATGAGGGTGGTTTCAACAATGCGGTGGAATCATTGTCCAAGAAATTAATATCACATGGAATCTGCGTCGAGCATCATATATCGCCCGGACATCATAATCTTCAATATGTCAAAAGCAATATTCGGAAATACTTAATCTTTTACGGAAACAGGATATGAACGAGTTCAAACAATTAGGTTCACATACGGATTTTACCGCTAATAATTGTATACTGCTATGGAAAGTCGCAAAGTAATCATAACTTGGATTGCCGTTACAGTAGCAGTGATGTTCGCATTGCCGTTTGCTGTGGCAGGATTCGCGTCGGAATGTTTGGGAATGGCTTTGTGTATGATATTGTTTCATGACTTCATAAGGTAATTGGAAATGGAAAGAATGGGTCAGTCCGAAAACCATGTGGGTGATTAATCGTAAACGATGAGTTATAATACTGGTACCCAATCAAGCGGTTGT
The nucleotide sequence above comes from Duncaniella freteri. Encoded proteins:
- the cdaA gene encoding diadenylate cyclase CdaA → MDQFGIRDAFDIAIVALLLFYLYRIMKESGTINIFFGVLAFIVVWVLTSQILNLKLIGTILDQFMGIGLLVIVILFQDQIKRFLVELGDHKRWRFLKNLFRHEKNNNGQDARKYVLPIVYACMNMAKTKTGALIVIRQEMSLESYEKSGDIIDADINSRLIENIFFKNSPLHDGAMIVDRGRICSAGCILPVSHDRNVPRALGLRHRSALGISQATDAFAIVVSEETGNISVAHKGVLHTRLSSTDLEHRLSQIMVND
- the carB gene encoding carbamoyl-phosphate synthase (glutamine-hydrolyzing) large subunit; this encodes MEKKLKKVLVLGSGALKIGQAGEFDYSGSQALKALREEGISSVLMNPNIATIQTSEGIADKVYFLPLTPYFVEEVIKKEQPDGLLLAFGGQTALNCGTELYLSGVLDKYGVKVLGTSVEAIMYTEDRDLFVKKLDEIPMKTPKSHAVECMDDALKAAREIGYPVMVRSAYALGGLGSGICTNEEEFVKLAESAFTFSSQILVEESLKGWKEIEFEVIRDANDHCFTVASMENFDPLGIHTGESIVVAPTCSLSQDQVEMLQELSRKCIRHLGIVGECNIQYAFNAETNDYRVIEVNARLSRSSALASKATGYPLAFVAAKIALGYTLDQIGEMGTPNSAYVAPSLDYLICKIPRWDLTKFVGVSREIGSSMKSVGEIMSIGRSFEEIIQKGLRMIGQGMHGFVGNDGLHFDDLTRELSHPTDLRIFAIAQALEEGYTIERIHELTKIDPWFLGKLKNIVDYKEKLSTYNNIEDIPADVLREAKVLGFSDFQIARFVINPEGNMEKENLQVRARRKQLGILPAVKRINTVASEHPELTNYLYMTYAVEGYDVNYYKNEKSVVVLGSGAYRIGSSVEFDWCSVNAIQTARKLGYKSIMINYNPETVSTDYDMCDRLYFDELSFERVLDVIDLEQPRGVIVSVGGQIPNNLAMKLYRQSVPILGTSPISIDRAENRNKFSAMLDQLGIDQPAWQELTSIDDVKDFVDKVGYPVLVRPSYVLSGAAMNVCYDEDELVNFLKMAADVSKEYPVVVSQFLQNTKEIEFDAVAQNGEIVEYAISEHVEFAGVHSGDATLVFPAQKIYFATARRIKKISRQIAKELNISGPFNIQFLARNNEVKVIECNLRASRSFPFVSKVLKRNFIETATRIMLDAPYTRPDKSAFDIDRIGVKASQFSFSRLHKADPVLGVDMSSTGEVGCIGDDFDEALLNAMLATGFNIPERGIMLSSGAAKSKVDLLDPSRLLAAKGYKIYATAGTAAFLNEHGIPAIPVYWPDECADAEENVMKMIADHKFDLIVNIPKNHTKRELTNGYRIRRGAIDHNIPLITNARLAGAFIEAFCHMNVNDISIKSWQEYK
- the folP gene encoding dihydropteroate synthase — protein: MGIVNVTPDSFFAGSRSSTIPEIAKRVEEMITAGADMLDLGAYSSRPGASDVSEEEECRRIALGMKVIRDISQDIPVSVDTFRAGVAREAVVNLGADIVNDISGGDLDQEMWATVADLNAPYILMHMRGNPSTMQALTEYHDVTADVISDLSEKLRRLRLMGVSDIIIDPGFGFSKTTEQNFEMMRNLQLFKSSLGAPVLVGVSRKSMITKSLGITPMEALPGTIALDTIALTRGASILRVHDVSEAVAAVRMYELSTL
- the purT gene encoding formate-dependent phosphoribosylglycinamide formyltransferase, with protein sequence MSKIGSKWTSCGRKAMLLGSGELGKEVALELQRLGVEVVACDKYANAPAMHVADKALVFNMLDPKALRENIEREKPDHIIPEVEAIATQVLVELEKEGYNVTPTAHAAYLTMNREGIRRLAAEELGLMTSPYRFASDYSEFVDAVAAVGIPCVVKPIMSSSGHGQSVIKTQDDIERSWRIAQEGGRAGAGRVIVEGFVDFDYEITLLTVRSIAGTTFCEPVGHIQVDGDYRYSWQPQAMAAEAKNKAQEIAGKITSALGGYGIFGVELFVKGDDVIFSEVSPRPHDTGMVTMISQDMSEFALHARALLGLPVPEIRFFGPSASRAVVVEGESSCIEIGNLEKVLEEPGVQMRIFGKPEVKGHRRMGVILATADTVEEAREKAERAYGKLEIDIH
- a CDS encoding DUF6377 domain-containing protein; translated protein: MMFLRIIITICAIFPLITSAKPTIDERDVARMLKRLDSELERCDIYIESRTHTIDSLKSLLSNRKLTESEQIRLMFQIGEEYNAYKVDSALIFYNRGYEMSKEHGNDSIRTRFAIKRATFMPLLLFITNAQSIMDSISEASVPKGMKAEYYDARRQMYNYISNFYSDYSEVYREYRDREIESQKALIKELNHETPQYRLNYVEHLFYSRKFDMAERELTSLVADIDDKNPLYARACHLLSDISNVNGDYHGRIYYLALSAISDIRCATLEVSSLQELGRLLYSRDDIKRAHDYLSHALQNAVNCKVALRIIQTSQEMPIIENAHRSQIQSFRTRIFVVIAILAVLLIALYLTFKTVKKKNEIQHRMSSKLAEANRTKDVYLSQFLNLCSTYMDNLNQFSKLVNRKISAGKGEDLLKLTKSGKFVEEQSKEFYRIFDDAFLHIYPTFVEDVNSLLLPEKKLTMRDGEKLNTDLRILALMRLGIEDTSRIAQMLNYSVYTIYTYRNKFKSRAIDRDSFEEEVMRIKSI
- the gyrB gene encoding DNA topoisomerase (ATP-hydrolyzing) subunit B; the protein is MSEEEKLREEQYSASNIQVLEGLEAVRKRPAMYIGDISAKGLHHLVYEVVDNSIDEALAGYASHIEVTINTDNSITVVDNGRGIPVDMHEKEHKSALEVVLTVLHAGGKFDKGSYKVSGGLHGVGVSCVNALSTYLRAEVRRSGKIYMQEYSCGKPTTELQVVGDSDTTGTTITFRPDDSIFTVTEYDYNTLAIRLRDLAFLNAGITLTLTDKRNLDSEGNPRSETFYSKDGLREFVEYIDSNKESLINDVVHLNTERQGIPVEVALTYNSTYNENVHSFVNNINTIEGGTHLTGFRRGLTTTLKKYAEEHKLLDKVKVDVAGDDFREGLTAVISVKVLEPQFEGQTKTKLGNSEVAGAVSSAVSEALRYYLEEHPKQAKTIVEKIALAAQARHAAYNARNKVLRKSPLSGGGLPGKLADCSSRHAEDCELFLVEGDSAGGTAKQGRDRTFQAILPLRGKILNVEKAMDHKILDNQEITNLYRAMRVSIGTEEDPKEINLSKLAYHKIIIMTDADVDGSHIATLLMTFFFRRMRPIIEQGYLYLATPPLYKCSRGKNEEYCWTDAQVQQFIAVNGEKTKVQRYKGLGEMSAEELRDTTMDPEQRLLKQVNITDAAEADRIFSMLMGEDVAPRRDFIESNANYANIDA